One Ignavibacteria bacterium genomic window carries:
- a CDS encoding STAS domain-containing protein, giving the protein MKIKQKEVYNAVVLELHGNVMGGPDAAELNTLLHKLLDEGKKNVVIDLSNVKFINSSGLGILISALTTMKNGGGDLKLANVTDKIESLLMITKLITIFDHYNSVEEAVKSFQK; this is encoded by the coding sequence ATGAAAATAAAACAAAAAGAAGTTTACAACGCTGTTGTTCTTGAACTTCATGGTAATGTGATGGGTGGTCCAGACGCCGCTGAGTTAAATACACTTCTTCATAAGTTGCTTGATGAAGGTAAAAAGAATGTAGTAATTGATCTTTCAAATGTTAAATTTATCAATAGTTCAGGTCTTGGTATTTTGATAAGTGCATTGACTACGATGAAAAATGGGGGTGGTGACTTAAAGCTTGCAAATGTGACAGATAAAATCGAAAGCTTGTTGATGATCACCAAACTTATCACAATTTTCGATCACTACAATTCCGTTGAAGAAGCTGTAAAAAGCTTTCAAAAATAA
- a CDS encoding OmpA family protein, with translation MYFGGVKDSDKDGVIDKFDLCPNTPFGIKVDDFGCPLKTLNDADGDGVEDKFDKCPDTPHGVVVDKFGCPIDSDSDGIPDYLDRCPGTPTGFPVDEKGCPLDSDKDGVLDPFDECPDTPADVRVNDKGCPIDSDGDGVPDYLDKCPDTPENVEVNESGCPREQKPEIEETSFILQGMTTFEAGKSTLTDKAKTEIKKLAEIMKKYPDSKWRIEGHTDSQGSSEFNKKLSQERADAVKKYLISLGIKAENLIAEGMGENYPIADNKTEEGRQKNRRVVITKIR, from the coding sequence ATTTATTTTGGTGGAGTGAAAGACTCGGACAAAGATGGGGTAATTGACAAATTTGACTTATGCCCAAATACTCCATTTGGAATCAAAGTCGATGACTTTGGCTGTCCCTTAAAAACTCTAAATGATGCAGATGGTGATGGTGTTGAAGATAAATTTGACAAATGTCCAGATACACCGCACGGAGTTGTTGTGGATAAATTCGGTTGTCCGATCGATTCTGATAGTGATGGTATTCCTGACTATCTTGATAGATGTCCAGGTACTCCAACAGGATTTCCAGTTGATGAAAAAGGTTGTCCATTAGATTCAGATAAAGATGGTGTTCTTGATCCTTTTGATGAATGTCCAGATACACCAGCAGATGTAAGAGTAAATGATAAAGGTTGTCCAATTGATTCAGATGGAGATGGAGTTCCCGATTATCTTGATAAGTGTCCGGATACACCTGAAAATGTTGAGGTTAATGAGTCTGGATGTCCACGAGAGCAAAAACCAGAAATTGAGGAAACATCTTTTATTCTTCAGGGTATGACAACCTTTGAAGCTGGAAAATCTACTTTGACGGATAAAGCAAAAACTGAGATAAAAAAGTTAGCAGAAATAATGAAGAAATATCCTGATTCAAAGTGGAGAATTGAAGGTCACACTGATAGTCAAGGTTCATCAGAGTTTAACAAAAAACTATCTCAGGAAAGAGCTGATGCAGTAAAAAAGTATTTGATTAGTTTGGGAATTAAAGCTGAAAATTTAATTGCTGAAGGGATGGGTGAAAATTATCCAATAGCTGATAACAAAACAGAAGAAGGTCGACAGAAAAATCGTAGAGTAGTTATTACAAAAATTAGATAA
- a CDS encoding adenylosuccinate synthase, which yields MSAIVIIGSQWGDEGKGKIVDLLSEYVDVVVRYQGGANAGHTIIVNNKKFVLHLIPSGIIRDDILCVIGNGVVLDPSAFFEELEILINNNIEISDRIKILPNTHIVLPYHKILDQLNESRANKIGTTGRGIGPAYVDKYSRIGIRAIDLFDLNYTFSLLEKNLEIKNLLVQHYYNSEKFVFEELKDYLFEISQKLTPFIVKDSTLVSRLIENGKKILLEGAQGSLLDVDHGTYPFVTSSNPSIGGALTGSGINPKLIKEIYGVTKAYCTRVGEGPFPTELKNEIGDVIRQSGNEYGATTGRPRRCGWLDLPALKFSSQINGFDYLAITKLDVLSELDEIKICTSYKINGELIDYFPVDSVTLSKVEPVYKTFEGWKKSILGLKKFEDLPDKAKEYLSFIEENIELKIKIISTGFERNDAIIL from the coding sequence ATGAGCGCGATTGTCATTATTGGCTCACAATGGGGTGATGAGGGCAAAGGTAAAATAGTTGATCTTCTAAGTGAATATGTAGATGTTGTTGTAAGATATCAGGGAGGTGCAAACGCAGGTCACACAATCATCGTAAACAACAAAAAATTTGTTCTTCATTTAATACCTTCAGGAATAATTCGAGATGACATACTTTGTGTAATAGGCAATGGAGTTGTTCTTGATCCATCTGCTTTCTTCGAAGAACTTGAAATATTGATTAACAATAACATTGAGATAAGTGATAGAATAAAAATCTTACCTAATACTCATATTGTGTTGCCTTATCATAAAATACTTGATCAATTAAACGAAAGCAGAGCAAATAAAATTGGAACAACCGGCAGGGGAATTGGTCCAGCTTATGTTGATAAATATTCAAGAATTGGAATAAGAGCAATTGATTTATTTGATCTAAACTATACTTTTTCTTTGCTCGAAAAAAATCTTGAAATAAAAAATTTACTTGTTCAGCATTATTATAATTCTGAAAAGTTTGTCTTCGAAGAATTAAAAGATTATTTGTTTGAAATAAGTCAAAAGCTGACGCCATTTATTGTCAAGGACTCAACCTTAGTATCAAGACTGATTGAAAATGGGAAAAAAATTTTACTTGAAGGTGCTCAGGGTTCTTTACTTGATGTTGATCATGGAACTTATCCGTTTGTAACTTCCTCAAATCCTTCAATAGGTGGAGCGCTGACTGGTTCAGGTATTAATCCAAAACTAATAAAAGAAATTTATGGTGTTACAAAAGCTTATTGCACAAGAGTTGGAGAAGGTCCTTTTCCAACTGAATTAAAAAATGAAATTGGAGATGTTATTAGACAGAGCGGTAATGAATATGGCGCAACAACTGGAAGACCACGAAGATGTGGTTGGCTCGATTTACCTGCATTAAAATTTTCATCCCAAATAAATGGATTTGATTATCTGGCAATAACTAAACTTGATGTGTTGAGTGAACTCGATGAAATAAAAATTTGTACTTCTTATAAAATTAATGGTGAGTTGATTGATTATTTCCCGGTTGATTCAGTTACGCTTTCAAAAGTAGAGCCGGTTTATAAAACATTTGAAGGATGGAAAAAATCAATTCTTGGATTAAAAAAATTTGAAGATCTGCCAGATAAAGCAAAGGAATATTTGAGTTTTATTGAAGAAAATATCGAATTAAAAATTAAAATAATTTCAACAGGATTTGAACGAAATGATGCGATTATCCTTTAA
- a CDS encoding OmpA family protein yields MFKKLLTFSLVFFVLVGLSQAQDKTYSPLSGYFGATLDGGLNISVVDKGNKLNFPTVRGGLEYFFSTKSEHAFGLRLLGSYNFLKFKDMTGKAARNFVYDAKLGLMYAYGTSQWLPYLSAGLNYTFYHSKKIADDNKAISVYGEGGLKYLLSDNFSLNLAAAYNFGGQDYFEGIKSGNSNDGYATVSVGFGFTFSKDLDSDGDGVLDKYDQCPNTPKGVKVDEFGCPIDSDKDGVPDYLDKCPNTPKGVQVDKDGCPVDTDGDGVPDYLDKCPNTPAGAKVDKDGCPVDSDGDGVPDYLDKCPDTPAGVQVDKNGCPVDSDGDGVPDYLDKCPDTPAGVKVDKDGCPVKEEAYKVTVYFGFDRYDLRKEEKAKLDEAVKFMKDNPDAMFSIEGHACPIGPAAYNMKLSERRANTVYKYLVSQGIDKNRFMTKWFGETQPVTKVRKEYWKNRRVLVIELLEK; encoded by the coding sequence ATGTTTAAGAAATTACTAACATTTAGTCTAGTGTTTTTTGTCCTTGTTGGTTTATCACAGGCACAGGACAAAACTTATAGCCCATTAAGTGGATATTTCGGAGCCACACTTGATGGCGGATTAAATATTTCTGTTGTTGATAAAGGCAATAAATTAAATTTCCCAACTGTAAGGGGAGGTTTAGAATATTTCTTCTCAACAAAGAGTGAACATGCATTTGGTCTAAGACTTTTAGGAAGTTACAATTTCTTAAAATTCAAAGATATGACTGGGAAAGCAGCAAGAAATTTTGTCTATGATGCTAAATTAGGATTAATGTATGCATATGGGACTTCTCAATGGTTGCCATATTTAAGTGCAGGTTTGAATTATACATTTTATCATTCCAAAAAAATTGCTGATGATAATAAAGCAATTTCCGTATATGGTGAAGGCGGTTTAAAATACTTACTCTCAGACAACTTTAGCTTGAATTTAGCCGCTGCATATAACTTTGGTGGGCAAGATTACTTTGAAGGAATAAAGAGTGGAAATTCTAATGATGGATATGCAACAGTATCAGTTGGATTTGGTTTTACTTTCTCTAAGGATTTAGATTCAGATGGAGATGGTGTTCTTGATAAGTATGATCAATGTCCTAATACTCCTAAAGGTGTGAAGGTTGATGAATTTGGTTGTCCAATTGATTCTGATAAAGATGGTGTTCCAGATTATTTAGACAAATGCCCAAATACACCTAAAGGTGTTCAAGTTGATAAAGATGGATGTCCTGTTGATACTGATGGAGATGGAGTACCAGATTACTTAGATAAATGTCCAAATACTCCAGCTGGTGCAAAAGTTGACAAAGATGGTTGTCCAGTTGATAGTGATGGGGATGGAGTACCAGATTACTTAGATAAATGTCCAGATACACCAGCGGGTGTACAGGTCGACAAGAACGGTTGCCCAGTTGATAGTGATGGAGATGGAGTACCAGATTACTTAGATAAGTGTCCAGATACTCCAGCAGGTGTTAAAGTAGATAAAGATGGATGCCCTGTTAAAGAGGAAGCATATAAAGTTACAGTTTACTTCGGTTTCGATAGATATGACCTTAGAAAAGAAGAAAAAGCAAAACTTGATGAAGCTGTTAAGTTCATGAAAGATAATCCAGATGCAATGTTCTCTATCGAAGGTCATGCATGTCCAATTGGACCTGCTGCTTACAATATGAAACTATCTGAGAGAAGAGCCAATACCGTTTACAAATATCTGGTAAGCCAAGGTATCGATAAGAATAGATTTATGACCAAGTGGTTTGGTGAGACTCAACCAGTTACTAAGGTTAGAAAAGAATACTGGAAGAATAGAAGAGTATTGGTGATTGAATTACTTGAGAAATAA
- the secF gene encoding protein translocase subunit SecF codes for MRLFENINIDFLGKRKTFYIISISLIVLGLISVFVKGLEYGIDFKGGTEVIVSFNKPVQLADVRTAASQIGIGNVEVKTYGTTAENVLIRTPLQEISQEQFDRIVVNIKKAIEEVIPETLYSVKDKATNSIVFTFSSPDTAKFIVDQLLSKGFQAGLFSQEETNRDIIVRVGVSDLIREGLKNKFTNYSFEVIKEDKVGPKIGKELRRDAVIAIFLSLIVILIYLGFRFKFVFGVGAVLALFHDVLVTLGFVSFFNGLIPGLNLEITQSIIAAFLTLVGFSVNDTVVVFDRIRENLKIHKTMDLKDLFNMSINRTLSRTILTSGTVFLVVLALLLFGGEVNRGFAFTFMIGIITGTYSSIYIASAIVYDWTMKRKKGKIEF; via the coding sequence ATGAGATTATTTGAAAATATAAACATAGATTTTTTAGGAAAACGTAAAACATTTTATATTATTTCAATTTCACTCATTGTACTTGGATTAATCTCTGTTTTTGTGAAAGGTCTTGAGTATGGAATTGATTTCAAGGGCGGAACTGAAGTAATAGTTAGTTTTAATAAACCTGTGCAACTCGCAGATGTCCGTACAGCTGCAAGTCAGATTGGAATTGGAAATGTGGAAGTAAAAACTTATGGAACTACAGCAGAGAATGTTTTAATTAGAACTCCACTTCAAGAAATTTCTCAAGAACAATTTGACAGAATCGTTGTCAACATTAAAAAAGCTATTGAAGAAGTAATACCCGAAACTCTTTATTCAGTAAAAGATAAAGCAACTAACTCAATAGTCTTTACTTTTTCTTCTCCAGATACAGCAAAATTTATTGTCGATCAATTGCTTTCTAAAGGATTTCAAGCAGGATTATTTTCTCAGGAAGAAACAAATCGAGATATTATTGTAAGAGTTGGGGTGTCAGATTTAATTAGAGAAGGATTAAAAAATAAATTTACTAATTATTCATTTGAAGTCATTAAAGAAGACAAAGTAGGGCCAAAGATTGGTAAAGAATTAAGAAGAGATGCTGTTATTGCAATCTTCCTTTCTTTGATCGTTATTTTGATCTACTTAGGATTTAGGTTTAAGTTTGTGTTTGGTGTTGGAGCTGTTCTCGCTCTCTTCCACGATGTTCTTGTTACACTAGGATTTGTTTCTTTCTTCAATGGTTTGATACCAGGATTAAATCTTGAAATTACTCAATCAATAATAGCGGCGTTTTTAACTCTGGTTGGATTTTCAGTTAATGATACAGTCGTTGTGTTTGATAGAATTCGTGAAAATCTTAAGATCCATAAAACAATGGATTTAAAAGATCTTTTCAATATGAGTATAAACCGAACTCTATCAAGAACAATTTTAACTTCTGGTACTGTGTTTTTAGTTGTGTTGGCATTGCTGCTATTTGGTGGTGAAGTTAATCGTGGATTTGCCTTTACTTTTATGATAGGTATTATAACTGGTACCTATTCATCAATTTATATTGCTTCGGCTATTGTCTATGATTGGACAATGAAACGTAAAAAAGGAAAAATTGAGTTTTAA
- a CDS encoding N-acetylmuramoyl-L-alanine amidase, which translates to MMRLSFNSILLYIITAFLSIINFSVAQNNENQKDELIIVYPKPNQIVSDQDGYCLLLGRISNTGKSLFVNSEKVPVDKNGSFLYYTKIILPEITDSIYLSEEKFVTGYFIFELAGNTTRDTIFYPVRISKPLKNLPEDKIRIDENFKIEPSEDLILNPGELLEIKIKATPNCKATFYIEGEKEKFPLADTPLMYQFYLSEAVFGSGFKLSKDTIKGIYSGHLIIPDEKWTNKKIIVQLEHEKLGKKEFTLKTNITVNQSKQVRVVKVLYDPNLVIGRTGPMLGYRMFLPEGVKAVYDGERSGFYRLKLSQNQSIFVPQSSVEFMPEGTPPPKSTIEVIRTKNESNYVRVEIGLHERLPFEVQTITDPLKLKVKIFNAVSNIDWIYFDPEQSLIQNITWEQLNNEELGITISLNQKHLWGYSFEYEGNVLVLKIKKTPKIQKRFLFFGNPLKDIKIVLDPGHNSDDGAVGPSGLKEKDINLILAKVTKEVLEKEGAKVFLTREDNPLPLRERKAKVLSFSPDFSISIHNNAVPDGVNPLKHNGFSVYYYNQNAKELAFYLHEELKNKLNIPDFGLYWDNLYMCRISETIALLVEPTFIIHPEQEELLKQNEFQLKIANAIKDALIKFLNEMRE; encoded by the coding sequence ATGATGCGATTATCCTTTAATTCAATACTTCTTTACATTATTACTGCCTTTCTAAGCATAATTAATTTTAGTGTCGCTCAAAATAATGAGAACCAGAAAGATGAATTGATTATTGTATATCCAAAACCAAATCAAATTGTTAGTGATCAAGATGGATATTGCTTGTTGCTTGGAAGAATTTCGAATACTGGTAAGTCACTTTTTGTTAATTCTGAGAAAGTCCCTGTGGATAAAAATGGATCTTTTCTTTATTACACCAAAATTATTTTACCCGAAATTACAGACTCAATCTATCTTTCAGAAGAAAAATTTGTGACAGGTTATTTTATTTTTGAATTAGCAGGAAATACTACCAGAGATACTATTTTTTATCCTGTTAGAATTTCAAAACCACTGAAAAACCTTCCGGAAGATAAAATAAGAATAGACGAAAACTTTAAAATTGAACCTTCCGAAGATTTGATTTTGAATCCTGGCGAATTGCTGGAAATAAAAATTAAGGCAACTCCAAATTGCAAAGCAACTTTCTATATTGAAGGTGAAAAAGAAAAGTTCCCATTAGCTGATACTCCTCTGATGTATCAATTTTATCTCAGTGAAGCAGTATTTGGATCTGGTTTTAAACTTTCAAAGGATACCATTAAAGGAATTTATTCTGGACATTTAATTATTCCAGATGAAAAATGGACAAACAAAAAAATCATTGTTCAACTTGAACACGAAAAGCTTGGTAAAAAGGAGTTTACTTTAAAAACAAACATTACTGTTAATCAATCAAAACAGGTAAGAGTGGTAAAAGTCTTGTATGATCCAAATCTTGTAATTGGAAGAACAGGTCCAATGCTCGGTTATCGAATGTTTTTACCTGAGGGAGTAAAAGCCGTTTATGATGGTGAAAGAAGTGGATTTTATAGGCTAAAGCTTTCTCAAAATCAAAGCATTTTCGTTCCACAAAGTTCAGTTGAATTTATGCCAGAAGGAACCCCGCCTCCTAAAAGCACGATAGAGGTAATTAGAACAAAGAATGAGTCAAATTATGTTCGAGTAGAAATAGGTTTGCATGAGAGATTACCATTTGAAGTTCAAACTATAACAGATCCGCTCAAGCTTAAAGTAAAAATATTTAATGCGGTTTCTAACATCGATTGGATTTACTTTGATCCAGAACAGAGTTTAATTCAAAATATTACTTGGGAACAATTAAATAATGAAGAGCTTGGTATAACCATTTCGCTCAATCAAAAACATTTATGGGGATATTCATTTGAATATGAAGGTAATGTGCTTGTCCTTAAAATTAAAAAGACCCCTAAAATTCAGAAAAGATTTTTATTCTTTGGAAATCCTCTAAAGGATATAAAAATTGTTCTTGATCCCGGACACAATTCAGATGATGGTGCTGTAGGACCATCGGGGTTGAAAGAAAAAGATATCAATTTAATTCTTGCAAAAGTTACAAAGGAAGTTTTAGAGAAAGAAGGTGCCAAAGTATTTTTGACGCGGGAAGATAATCCTTTACCATTGAGAGAAAGAAAAGCAAAAGTTTTGTCTTTCAGTCCTGATTTTTCAATTAGCATTCACAATAATGCGGTTCCAGATGGTGTTAATCCCCTGAAACATAATGGTTTTAGTGTCTATTACTACAATCAAAATGCTAAAGAACTTGCTTTTTATTTGCATGAAGAATTGAAAAATAAATTAAACATACCCGACTTTGGTTTGTATTGGGATAATCTTTATATGTGTCGTATCTCCGAAACGATTGCTTTACTGGTTGAACCAACTTTTATTATTCATCCTGAACAGGAAGAGTTATTAAAACAAAATGAATTTCAATTAAAGATTGCAAATGCAATAAAGGATGCTTTAATAAAATTTTTAAATGAGATGAGAGAATGA
- the nadA gene encoding quinolinate synthase NadA, with the protein MITTEINLSKEILKLKKELNAVILAHYYQVPEIQDIADFVGDSLELSKQASKTNANVIVFAGVHFMAETAKILNPAKKVILPDLEAGCSLSDSCPAPLFKKFREEHPEYLAVTYINSSAAVKALSDIICTSSNAEKIIRSIPENQKILFSPDRNLGRYLIEKTGREMLLWDGTCMVHEQFVQSKLEKIKEENPDALIIAHPECEEKVLDISDFIGSTSQLLKFVKELNHNKFIVATETGIIHQMQKACPDKIFIPAPPEDSTCACNECPHMKKNTLEKLYQCMVNLEPEIVLPDELIEKAYIPIKRMLDLS; encoded by the coding sequence ATGATTACAACCGAGATTAATTTATCAAAAGAAATACTTAAGCTTAAAAAAGAGCTTAATGCGGTTATTTTGGCTCATTATTATCAAGTTCCTGAAATTCAGGATATTGCTGATTTTGTAGGCGATAGTCTCGAATTATCTAAACAAGCCTCAAAAACTAATGCTAATGTAATTGTTTTTGCCGGCGTTCATTTTATGGCTGAAACAGCGAAAATTTTAAATCCTGCGAAAAAAGTAATTTTACCTGATCTTGAAGCAGGCTGCTCTCTTTCCGATAGTTGTCCCGCGCCTCTATTCAAAAAATTTCGGGAAGAACATCCAGAATATTTAGCTGTAACTTACATAAATAGCAGTGCGGCAGTTAAAGCTTTAAGTGATATAATCTGCACTTCGTCCAATGCTGAAAAAATAATTAGATCAATCCCGGAGAATCAAAAAATTCTCTTTTCTCCTGATCGAAATCTGGGACGATACTTAATAGAAAAAACTGGAAGAGAAATGCTTTTGTGGGATGGAACCTGTATGGTGCATGAACAATTTGTGCAAAGTAAACTCGAAAAAATTAAAGAAGAAAATCCTGATGCTTTAATTATTGCTCATCCAGAGTGCGAAGAAAAAGTCCTTGATATTTCGGATTTCATTGGTTCAACAAGCCAGCTTTTAAAATTTGTCAAAGAATTAAATCACAATAAATTTATTGTAGCCACAGAAACTGGAATAATTCATCAAATGCAAAAAGCTTGTCCTGATAAAATATTTATTCCCGCACCGCCCGAGGATTCAACCTGTGCCTGCAATGAATGTCCGCATATGAAAAAGAATACACTTGAAAAACTTTATCAATGTATGGTAAATCTTGAACCAGAGATCGTTTTACCAGATGAGCTAATTGAGAAGGCTTACATTCCAATTAAAAGAATGTTGGATTTAAGTTAA
- a CDS encoding HAMP domain-containing histidine kinase: MIKFRREFPLYIKFILLFVASIIAVATLLYTNKVVKQLQEREKRIATLYAKGLEYIAQSNEPEKDYTFIFENIIQEIDFPLILTDAEDNFNPDDLSQIRNVEIDSNLTREERIKYISELIKKMDETHQPILVTYADTIILNKIHFGDSKLVEELKYYPYVQLLIAAAFILLAYIGFSYVKKNENSKIWVGLSKETAHQLGTPLSSLMGWIELLKINLNDPVMMNDLISEVENDLDRLKKVADRFSKIGSTPEMKQEDLVKVIESVISYFERRIPQSGKNIELHVEIKNESKNSKAHFSAKINPELFEWVLENLTKNAIDAIEDKSGKIIYQLSEDKKHIYLDVIDTGKGIDLKYRKEIFRPGFSTKKRGWGLGLSLAKRIIEEYHKGQIFVKSSSPGKGSVMRIVLKK; this comes from the coding sequence ATGATAAAATTTAGAAGAGAATTTCCGCTTTACATAAAATTCATTTTGCTTTTCGTAGCTTCAATAATAGCTGTTGCCACTCTTTTATATACCAATAAAGTTGTCAAGCAACTTCAGGAAAGAGAAAAGAGAATTGCTACTCTTTACGCAAAGGGACTTGAATATATTGCTCAATCAAATGAACCAGAAAAAGATTATACATTTATCTTTGAAAATATAATCCAAGAGATTGACTTTCCACTTATTTTAACCGATGCAGAAGATAATTTTAATCCCGATGATTTATCACAAATACGAAATGTTGAAATTGATTCAAATTTAACTCGTGAGGAAAGAATTAAATACATTTCCGAATTAATTAAAAAAATGGACGAGACACATCAACCAATTCTAGTTACTTATGCTGACACTATTATCTTAAATAAGATTCATTTTGGTGATTCAAAATTAGTAGAAGAATTAAAATACTATCCGTATGTACAGCTTTTAATTGCAGCTGCTTTCATATTGCTTGCATACATTGGTTTTAGTTATGTCAAGAAAAATGAGAATAGTAAAATCTGGGTTGGCCTGTCAAAAGAAACTGCTCATCAGCTTGGTACTCCGCTTTCAAGTTTAATGGGTTGGATTGAACTTCTAAAAATAAATCTGAATGATCCTGTTATGATGAACGATTTAATCTCTGAAGTTGAGAATGATCTTGATCGACTTAAAAAAGTTGCTGATCGATTCTCAAAAATTGGTTCAACACCTGAAATGAAACAGGAAGATTTGGTAAAGGTGATTGAGAGTGTTATCTCTTACTTTGAACGGAGAATTCCTCAAAGTGGAAAGAACATTGAACTTCATGTTGAAATTAAAAATGAAAGTAAAAATTCTAAAGCTCATTTCTCAGCAAAAATTAATCCAGAACTCTTTGAATGGGTTTTAGAAAACCTGACAAAAAATGCAATTGATGCAATAGAGGATAAATCAGGAAAGATAATTTATCAACTATCTGAAGACAAGAAGCATATCTACCTTGATGTTATTGATACAGGCAAAGGAATAGACCTGAAATATAGAAAAGAAATTTTTAGGCCTGGATTTTCAACAAAGAAAAGAGGGTGGGGTCTTGGTTTGAGCCTTGCTAAAAGAATAATCGAAGAATATCATAAAGGACAAATTTTTGTAAAATCCAGCTCCCCCGGCAAAGGAAGTGTGATGCGAATTGTTCTAAAGAAATAA
- a CDS encoding arsenic efflux protein produces the protein MLEMFEKVFKETIEITLIVALMMILVDLINTWTNGKIKTFLEGEGKYRQYVLSSFIGSLPGCFGGITNVSLYMHGLISFGALAGSMIAVSGDEAYIMLAMIPKTAILIFAILFVLGIFGGIIVDKIVNKLKINVCVNCENLVIHEKEKSLKHFLLEHIWEHIIKKHIWKIAIWTFLALLVVELTLKYIDLSSFTSNYKIAFLFIAALVGLIPESGPHIIFVKLFADGMIPFSVLLTSSIVQDGHGMLPMLSYSIEDTVKIKIFNFTFGIIIGLIFFSFGL, from the coding sequence ATGTTAGAAATGTTTGAAAAAGTTTTCAAAGAAACAATTGAAATCACATTAATCGTCGCATTAATGATGATTTTAGTTGATTTAATTAATACCTGGACTAACGGAAAAATAAAAACATTTCTTGAAGGGGAAGGCAAGTATAGACAGTATGTTTTGTCTTCTTTCATTGGTTCATTACCAGGATGTTTTGGTGGAATAACAAACGTTTCACTCTATATGCACGGATTAATAAGCTTTGGTGCATTGGCAGGGTCAATGATAGCAGTTTCTGGTGATGAAGCTTATATAATGTTGGCAATGATTCCTAAAACGGCTATTTTAATATTTGCTATACTTTTTGTCTTGGGAATATTTGGTGGAATTATTGTTGATAAAATTGTGAACAAATTAAAAATCAATGTTTGTGTGAATTGCGAAAATTTAGTCATTCATGAAAAAGAAAAATCATTAAAACATTTTTTACTTGAACATATTTGGGAACATATAATCAAAAAACATATTTGGAAAATTGCAATCTGGACATTCCTTGCGCTTCTCGTTGTAGAATTAACCCTTAAATATATCGATTTAAGTTCCTTTACTTCTAACTATAAGATTGCTTTTTTATTCATCGCAGCTTTGGTTGGGTTAATTCCTGAATCAGGCCCACACATCATTTTTGTGAAATTGTTTGCTGATGGAATGATTCCTTTTTCGGTGCTTTTAACGAGTTCGATCGTTCAAGATGGACACGGAATGCTGCCAATGCTTTCCTATTCAATCGAAGATACTGTAAAAATCAAAATATTTAATTTTACATTTGGAATAATTATTGGACTAATTTTCTTTTCATTTGGACTGTAA